CTTCTTGCTGCCATGAGCATCTCGGGCATAGGGCTCTCACCATTCTTTGTGATCGCAGAGGTCCTGTCGGGGACTTTAGAGTTGCTGTAGATGATAGTCCTGGGATGGTCCTGGTCTCTCTCCACGGGTGTGGCATTCACTATACGGTAGAAGAGTTCTGCCGTTGCCTCGGGGCCCATTCCACCAAGAATACCGATTACCTTCTCACCCATGCTTATACTCCACCTTTCGATAAATGTATAAACGGGAGTACTTCACATTTAGCAATCGCACGTGCACGTATTAATTACAGTATGGAATTGTTTTTCTTCCCCATATTTTCTTCTAACTGGTCTTTCGGTTTTCAGGCAATACCCAAATTCCATAAGACTCAAGCAATACTGTTTTTAACTTGATTTTATATTTAGGTAACACAAAATTAGGGCGGTACAATATACCCTCAGGTAAATGGAATCTTAGAGATTCATACTAAAACACCAACATCGTCTTTTCAAGCTCCGCCCTTAGCACTCTTCAAATGTGCTCATCTCACGAGATACAATATCGAAAGTAACTGGAAAATTACCGGTTTGGTAATATAAGGTGTTGAAGAACTCAAGGTATCTTCTGTGAGATCCAAGGTAGGATTCTTTCCTCTGATCCGCCGACCAAAATAATAGAAAGGATATACTAAAAGACCGGGATCATCAGGAACCAAACCACTGCAAAACGCAGTAAACTTTTCTCAAACTTCCTCCCTTTACGTGATGTCTAATCGCCAATCCAACCTGTCATAGGTACAAAACCCTAAACAGTGAGCAACATAATTTGTATACAACGTTAAGGGCAGCTTCAGATCACTTAACGAAAAAGGACTAAATAACCCAAAGTCAGGATGAGGCCGAGAACATTATAGAAAATATAACCAAGCAGTTTCTACATGGATGCATTCACACGCGTTATTTTTCTTGTAAGGTCGTCTACAAGCTCCTCGGGCAAAGTAAATTTTCTTACATAATCGAGATAGTTTCCCATTAAACTATCTCTAACATAATCATTAACTGAAGTTAAGACCTCAGGAATGCTTTCTTGTTTGGGACCTAGTTCCTTAACAAAGGGATAGGTGTTAAGAATATCCCGGCAAATTTCAATATCAACCACGGAATAAAGGCCATTAAGATATACCTTATCGATATAAATCATCAAAGCCTGTGCATTCTCAGCACGTACAATGAGTTTCGTTTCAGTAATAGACGCTACCATTAGGAAATAATGGGCAAGATTATTCTGATTCTCATAAAAGTGCTAAATGAGTCAAATAATATCTTCTCCATTAGATTTTGGTCCCGCTTAAGATTTATTAAAATTTGAATTCTGAGCGAAATCTCGAATTAGGTCCTTAACTTTATCAATGGACAAATTAAATCAATGTTGATTTATCTAAACTTAATGTTTGGGTAAAAATTAGCTTTTTTTGCTGTTTCCAAGGAATCGTTTACTAATCCATATTTTTATTCATCGAGTTGATCTATCTCACGCCTTGCTCGAGTTCATGCTCGCCCCCCTGGAACGCTACACAGATAGCGTGTTCCGCACCCTCTGCCATAACCATGGCGCTGACCTGACATTCACGGAGATGGCTCACGTGGAAAGCTTTCTGAACAGGAACCGAGGCTCCCTTGAAAAGATCAAGATAAGGGACTCCACTCCTGTCCAGATCCAGATACTATCCGGCAACGAGGGAAAACTGAACCGTTTCCTGACTGATTTCAAGCCTTTCGATGGCTTTAAGGGGTTCAACCTGAATCTTAGTTGCCCCAGCAGGGACGTCATCAGGCAAGGCAAGGGCGCAGCCATGGTTAAAAGGGGTGCGAAAACGGCGCGACTAGTATCATTAATAAGAGATTATGGATACCCGGTCTCTGTCAAGATTAGACTCGGCCTGAACAGAAAGGAAAAGGCGAACAAGATCTATCTAAACAATCTAAGAGGTGTGGA
This genomic stretch from Candidatus Bathyarchaeota archaeon harbors:
- a CDS encoding tRNA-dihydrouridine synthase family protein, yielding MLEFMLAPLERYTDSVFRTLCHNHGADLTFTEMAHVESFLNRNRGSLEKIKIRDSTPVQIQILSGNEGKLNRFLTDFKPFDGFKGFNLNLSCPSRDVIRQGKGAAMVKRGAKTARLVSLIRDYGYPVSVKIRLGLNRKEKANKIYLNNLRGVDPDFFVVHAKHAAQGSDAKEDNSVYPECVEAARGIPVVANGSIETPKMVQTLIKMGVSGVMMGRPALRNSAIFDYLKNELGVNDPPKQVPTIGDLMREYDDIYAEIRGSETFRSRFLKVVGKTHPRY